The following are encoded in a window of Dryobates pubescens isolate bDryPub1 chromosome 34, bDryPub1.pri, whole genome shotgun sequence genomic DNA:
- the KCNJ1 gene encoding ATP-sensitive inward rectifier potassium channel 1, with translation MFSYLRNRFASHLRERSRRRARLVSKDGRCNIEFGNVEQSRFVFLLDIWTTILDLRWRYKMTIFISAFLGSWFLFGLLWYVVAYIHKDLPEFNPSINHTPCVENINGLTSAFLFSLETQVTIGYGFRCVTEQCATAIFLLIFQSILGVIINSFMCGAILAKISRSKNRAKTITFSKNAVISKRGGKLCLLIRVANLRKSLLIGSHIYGKLLKTTITPEGETIILDQVNIEFIVDAGNENLFFISPLTIYHIIDKNSPFFHMAAETILQQDFELVVFLDGTVEATSATCQVRTSYIPEEVLWGYRFAPIVSKTKEGKYRVDFQNFSKTVAVETPHCAFCLHNEREAKAKEKKGFDNPGFVLAEVNETSDTKM, from the coding sequence ATGTTCAGCTACCTCCGGAACCGCTTTGCCAGCCACCTGCGGGAGCGCAGCCGGCGCAGGGCCAGGCTCGTCTCCAAAGATGGGAGGTGCAACATAGAGTTTGGCAACGTGGAACAGTCGAGGTTTGTCTTCTTGCTTGACATATGGACCACTATCCTGGATCTCAGGTGGAGATACAAAATGACTATCTTCATTTCGGCCTTCTTAGGCAGCTGGTTCCTGTTCGGCCTCCTCTGGTACGTCGTGGCGTACATCCACAAGGACCTGCCAGAGTTCAATCCTTCCATCAACCACACTCCCTGTGTGGAGAACATCAACGGCCTGACCTcagccttcctcttctccttggagACGCAGGTGACCATCGGCTACGGCTTCCGATGCGTCACGGAGCAATGCGCCACTGCCATCTTCCTGCTCATCTTCCAGTCCATCCTGGGGGTGATCATCAACTCCTTCATGTGTGGTGCCATCTTGGCCAAGATATCCAGGTCCAAGAACAGGGCCAAGACCATCACCTTCAGCAAGAACGCTGTCATCAGCAAGCGTGGGGGGAAGCTCTGCCTCCTCATACGGGTGGCCAACCTCAGGAAGAGTCTGCTGATCGGGAGCCACATCTATGGCAAGCTCCTGAAGACCACCATCACCCCAGAGGGAGAGACAATCATTTTGGACCAGGTCAACATCGAGTTTATAGTTGACGCTGGCAACGAGAACCTCTTCTTCATCTCCCCCTTAACCATTTATCACATCATAGACAAGAACAGCCCTTTCTTCCACATGGCAGCAGAAACCATTCTGCAGCAGGACTTTGAACTGGTGGTGTTCTTGGATGGCACTGTGGAAGCCACCAGTGCTACCTGCCAAGTGAGGACATCCTACATCCCCGAAGAGGTGCTCTGGGGCTACCGCTTCGCTCCCATTGTGTCCAAGACCAAAGAAGGGAAATACAGAGTAGACTTCCAGAACTTCAGCAAGACAGTGGCTGTGGAGACTCCTCACTGCGCCTTCTGCCTCCACAACGAGAGAGAGGCCAAAGCCAAGGAGAAGAAAGGGTTTGACAACCCTGGGTTCGTCCTGGCAGAAGTGAATGAAACCAGTGACACGAAGATGTAG